From Arachis stenosperma cultivar V10309 chromosome 2, arast.V10309.gnm1.PFL2, whole genome shotgun sequence, one genomic window encodes:
- the LOC130961622 gene encoding CDK5RAP3-like protein, which produces MQTPDDVRNLPIDITFSRLGEWLVDRKRVPADWRKRVAAIRARISKEFSSLPKDSDPYFQTLDPEGVGYLEAKQIYDILLKSTPESRNLFGRLSGAAGAWEAIVRSFEKDHVFLGEAAQIMTQNVNYEIPYQRKQVQKIQQQLLELDRKEADVKRSAALSAAKYAEACQELGLQGKNVRLELLETAKSLPSTFSKILNVVNSDNMSQAIEYYSNFVRDAHTEKERSSVTVLQNLTSMRENPPSLNVSVGSEINNVTVHSSNNELDPLVSNVEVAMPDIDWDISVDSSQIDWDIGTVEETDDTSNGLGPYEIINASDAIQIAPVEDVRSDPTNQELGISWDISVEAPQADVIDDINAQTPLVESQASLPDTVSQLTENKDERSQLLDTEYRNKVLDDIYELKSFLNQRLAELSNAETLSLQHQVQAVAPFVLQQYTPDAIDKMQSDVSLAISLLTNRKTRDLIMILNSRRFLDRLVNSLEEKKHHEVKLKDGLKDLATKRMELQNSLSSSWPKQEAALAKTKELKKLCETTLSSMFDGRPVNIIGEINTLLSSGFGA; this is translated from the exons ATGCAAACACCCGATGACGTTCGCAACCTCCCCATCGACATCACTTTTTCTCGTCTCGGAG AATGGTTGGTCGATCGCAAGAGGGTACCCGCAGATTGGCGGAAGCGTGTGGCTGCCATCCGGGCTCGAATTTCCAAGGAATTCTCATCCCTTCCAAAGGATTCTGATCCCTATTTTCAAACCCTAGACCCTGAAG GAGTTGGTTATTTGGAGGCCAAACAGATATATGATATTCTCTTAAAGTCCACTCCAGAGAGCCGGAACTTATTTGGCCGCCTATCGGGTGCTGCT GGTGCCTGGGAGGCGATTGTCCGATCTTTTGAGAAAGATCATGTGTTTCTTGGTGAGGCTGCACAGATTATGACTCAAAATGTAAACTATGAAAT CCCGTATCAGAGAAAACAGGTGCAGAAGATTCAACAGCAATTGCTAGAACTAGATCGCAAGGAAGCTGATGTAAAAAGAAGTGCAGCTCTCTCAGCGGCTAAatatgcagaagcttgtcaggAGCTAGGCCTACAG GGAAAAAATGTCAGACTAGAACTTTTGGAGACGGCAAAATCACTTCCAAGCACATTTAGCAAGATTTTGAATGTTGTAAACAGTGACAACATGTCACAAGCAATCGaatattattcaaattttgTTAGAGATGCTCATACAGAAAAGGAA AGATCTTCTGTAACTGTGCTACAAAACCTGACGAGCATGCGTGAAAATCCGCCATCTTTGAATGTTTCAGTTGGATCTGAGATTAATAATGTTACTGTTCACTCAAGCAACAATGAACTAGATCCATTAGTGAGCAATGTGGAAGTTGCCATGCCAGACATTGACTGGGATATTTCAGTGGATAGTTCACAGATTGATTGGGACATTGGAACAGTAGAAGAAACGGATGATACCAGTAATGGGTTGGGTCCTTATGAAATCATTAATGCCTCTGATGCCATACAGATTGCACCAGTGGAGGATGTCAGATCAGATCCAACAAATCAAGAACTAGGAATATCTTGGGATATCAGTGTTGAGGCTCCTCAAGCTGATGTGATTGATGATATTAATGCCCAAACTCCATTAGTGGAAAGTCAAGCTTCTCTTCCAGATACTGTATCTCAATTGACAGAAAACAAGGATGAAAGGAGCCAGCTCCTAGACACAGAATACAGAAATAAGGTTCTTGATGATATATATGAG TTAAAATCCTTTTTAAATCAACGATTGGCTGAGTTGAGCAATGCAGAAACTTTATCCTTACAACATCAAGTCCAGGCTGTTGCTCCTTTTGTACTACAGCAGTATACTCCTGATGCTATAGATAAAATGCAAAGTGATGTTTCATTGGCAATTTCATTGCTGACGAATAGGAAGACAAGGGATCTGATTATGATTCTCAACTCCAGAAG atttctAGACAGGCTAGTGAATTCATTGGAGGAAAAGAAACATCATGAAGTGAAGTTGAAAGATGGTTTGAAGGATTTGGCTACTAAACGTATGGAACTGCAGAATTCTTTATCTTCATCGTGGCCAAAACAA GAAGCGGCGTTGGCAAAAACAAAGGAGCTGAAGAAACTGTGTGAGACTACACTTTCATCCATGTTTGACGGAAGACCAGTTAATATAATCGGAGAGATCAACACTCTTTTGAGTAGTGGCTTTGGAGCATGA